From a region of the Hymenobacter jejuensis genome:
- a CDS encoding aminopeptidase, protein MSVSYPSKSLAAAQQLDYASYEQMIWSSIGADYSAISMQADQIKQLLATGKKMHISSPAGTDMTVDLASRPVFADDGILSAADQQEKLILNRTARLPGGLVYGTCQETSATGRLAFANDEISAGKPLKGFKADLKNGQVENVRAEVGADAFKEGFATVGASGLQVGRFSIGLNPGMKIDDEKVYHPASAAGMVFVSTGNNALFGGQNKTLGGYSFPIANATVDVDGKVIVRNGQLVSPTMASAKPAPKKKQK, encoded by the coding sequence GTGTCGGTGAGCTACCCGAGCAAGAGCCTCGCGGCAGCGCAACAGCTCGACTACGCCAGCTACGAGCAAATGATATGGAGTAGCATTGGAGCCGACTACTCGGCCATCTCCATGCAGGCAGACCAAATAAAGCAGCTGCTGGCCACTGGTAAAAAAATGCACATTAGCTCGCCAGCCGGCACAGACATGACAGTGGATCTTGCCAGCCGCCCCGTATTTGCCGATGATGGCATACTGTCGGCTGCCGACCAGCAAGAAAAGCTAATCCTGAACCGCACGGCGCGCTTGCCCGGCGGACTAGTTTATGGTACCTGCCAGGAAACCTCGGCTACGGGCCGCCTGGCGTTTGCCAACGACGAGATTTCCGCAGGCAAGCCCCTAAAAGGCTTTAAAGCAGACCTGAAAAATGGGCAGGTTGAAAATGTACGGGCCGAGGTGGGCGCCGATGCTTTCAAAGAAGGGTTTGCTACTGTGGGGGCTTCGGGATTACAGGTAGGAAGGTTTTCCATTGGGCTGAATCCGGGGATGAAAATAGACGACGAGAAGGTATACCATCCGGCTTCTGCAGCAGGCATGGTGTTCGTGAGCACAGGCAATAATGCCCTGTTCGGCGGCCAGAACAAAACGCTGGGTGGCTACAGCTTCCCCATCGCCAACGCCACAGTTGACGTAGACGGCAAAGTAATCGTGCGCAACGGCCAGCTCGTGTCGCCGACCATGGCCAGCGCGAAGCCCGCGCCGAAGAAAAAACAGAAGTAA
- a CDS encoding right-handed parallel beta-helix repeat-containing protein, with amino-acid sequence MTSSNTGSGIVLSGVHGALIEQCETYNNGWLSAHVYSGPAGIWAYYCDNLIIQECESHHNRSGTLDGGGFDLDGGCTNSIMQYNYSHDNEGPGLMLAQFDGALQDVIIRYNISENDARRYGGGITLWSSGAGGGIKRAQIYNNTVYMTPSASGYTSRAVYIMSPYIENTVLRNNILQTTGGVPFVIDLAGGVGFQGNCYWSTGATPWWRFGSSDIHSLADWRTYTGAERIGSVNSGLETDPQLVAPGAGGSNPADLSRSMNAWKPYQLQPTSPMIGAGLDLNQFGISPGPRDLYGLPTPAAGLRGNIGAYEGSGRPLPVELISFQAEVKSSQASLRWATASERSSAFFEIQRSLDGKTFSGVGQLAAAGISSTVRFYQWDDSQRLTQATYYRLRQIDLDGSSHYSKVAVVSPNSSAQHAISVFPNPAAKGQLLYLDLAKFSGQSVQIRVADLMGQTIHHQRVAADNTAANVPLQLPAQTSPGTYVLSVTSGKQTLHTKFIIN; translated from the coding sequence GTGACTTCGAGCAATACCGGCAGCGGAATCGTGCTCTCCGGCGTCCACGGCGCGCTCATTGAGCAATGCGAGACCTACAACAACGGCTGGCTAAGTGCCCACGTCTACAGCGGCCCGGCAGGCATATGGGCTTATTACTGCGATAATCTGATCATTCAGGAATGTGAGTCGCACCACAATCGCTCCGGCACACTCGATGGCGGAGGGTTCGACCTGGACGGGGGGTGCACCAATTCGATTATGCAGTATAATTACTCGCACGACAACGAGGGCCCGGGCCTGATGCTGGCGCAGTTTGATGGTGCTTTGCAGGACGTGATCATTCGCTACAATATCAGCGAAAATGATGCTCGCCGCTATGGGGGCGGCATTACGTTGTGGTCGTCGGGGGCGGGCGGCGGAATTAAGCGGGCACAGATTTACAACAACACCGTGTACATGACGCCCAGCGCCAGCGGATATACTTCGCGGGCGGTTTATATCATGAGCCCTTACATAGAGAATACGGTCTTGCGAAATAACATCTTGCAAACCACAGGAGGTGTGCCCTTCGTCATAGACTTGGCGGGAGGAGTTGGGTTTCAGGGCAATTGCTACTGGAGTACAGGTGCAACTCCGTGGTGGCGGTTTGGGTCCTCTGACATACACAGCCTCGCCGATTGGCGCACCTATACCGGTGCCGAACGTATCGGCAGCGTCAACAGCGGCTTAGAGACAGACCCGCAGCTGGTTGCTCCCGGCGCGGGTGGGTCTAACCCGGCCGATCTGAGCCGGTCGATGAATGCCTGGAAACCTTACCAATTACAGCCCACTTCGCCAATGATTGGGGCCGGGCTGGATTTGAACCAGTTTGGCATTTCGCCGGGGCCACGCGATCTCTACGGCTTGCCTACACCAGCTGCCGGCTTGCGCGGAAATATCGGTGCTTATGAAGGCAGCGGGCGCCCGTTGCCGGTCGAGCTAATTAGCTTTCAAGCCGAAGTAAAATCCAGCCAGGCATCATTGCGGTGGGCGACGGCCAGCGAGCGAAGCAGCGCTTTTTTCGAAATTCAGCGCTCTCTGGATGGCAAAACGTTCAGTGGAGTAGGGCAACTGGCAGCTGCCGGCATAAGCTCCACCGTGCGCTTCTACCAATGGGACGATTCGCAGCGGCTTACGCAGGCCACGTATTACCGCCTGCGGCAAATCGACCTGGATGGCTCTTCGCACTACAGTAAGGTGGCCGTCGTTTCGCCCAATTCTTCCGCGCAACATGCCATCAGTGTGTTTCCCAACCCCGCAGCAAAAGGGCAGTTGCTCTACCTCGACCTAGCTAAGTTTTCGGGCCAGAGTGTGCAGATCCGCGTTGCCGATTTGATGGGACAAACTATTCATCATCAACGGGTTGCAGCGGACAATACAGCGGCAAACGTACCGCTCCAACTGCCCGCCCAAACTTCGCCAGGAACCTACGTTCTCTCTGTAACTTCCGGCAAGCAAACACTCCATACCAAGTTTATAATTAATTGA
- the pta gene encoding phosphate acetyltransferase yields the protein MTKTIFIATAEPFSGKSIIALGLVNMLLNKAQKVGYFKPIINDDPREKKDAHIDTVLTHFNLPIAYDATYAYTRAEAMSLVEAGSQGEIIDRIIYKFKQLEDSYDFTVVEGSDFVGEGTAFEFDTNISIAKNLGTPVVIVISGAGKTTAQIVNAVLTVLRSFETREVQVLAAIANKVQPAQIEDVQALLRAQLPSDVILAVIPEDKKLLNPTMREIYENLGGKLLFGEDLLDNQVDNFVTGAMQVPNFLNYLRDNVLIVTPGDRGDIIICALQANVSASYPRVAGIVLSADTEPDEPVLRLIKGLQTVVPIIAVKTGTFLTSTMLGNIQSRITPDNPKKIQLAISTFERYVDVRALEEKMINFQSAGITPHMFQYRLLQWAKRQRRHIVLPEGNDDRILKAAAHLLNQEIVELTILGNPSEITASFKRLGLTMPTAYLHIVDPAHSEHYDDYVQTFYELRKTKNVNLDMARDLLRDVSYFGSMMVYKGHADGMVSGAVHTTQHTIRPALQFIKTKPGVSIVSSVFFMCLPDRVAVFGDCAVNPNPTAEQLAEIAVSSAESSQRFGIEPRIAMLSYSSGTSGEGADVEKVRRATQLVKQLRPDLKVEGPIQYDAAVDPIVGKQKLPESEVAGQASVLIFPDLNTGNNTYKAVQRETGALAIGPVLQGLNKPVNDLSRGCTVEDVFNTVIITAIQSQKE from the coding sequence ATGACCAAAACCATCTTTATTGCCACGGCAGAGCCCTTTAGCGGTAAGTCGATCATTGCCTTGGGGCTGGTGAATATGCTGCTTAACAAGGCGCAAAAAGTTGGCTACTTCAAACCGATCATCAACGACGACCCACGCGAGAAGAAGGACGCGCACATCGATACGGTACTGACCCATTTCAACCTGCCCATCGCCTACGACGCCACCTACGCCTACACCCGCGCCGAGGCAATGAGCCTCGTGGAAGCCGGTAGCCAGGGCGAGATCATCGACCGTATCATCTACAAATTCAAGCAGTTAGAAGACAGCTACGATTTCACTGTGGTGGAAGGCAGCGACTTCGTGGGCGAGGGCACAGCCTTTGAATTCGATACCAACATCTCGATTGCCAAGAACCTGGGCACGCCGGTGGTCATCGTGATTTCGGGCGCGGGCAAAACCACCGCGCAGATCGTAAACGCCGTGCTGACGGTGCTGCGCAGCTTCGAAACCCGCGAAGTGCAGGTGCTGGCGGCCATTGCCAACAAAGTGCAGCCCGCCCAAATCGAAGATGTACAAGCCCTGCTGCGGGCGCAGCTGCCCTCCGACGTGATTCTGGCCGTTATTCCGGAAGACAAAAAGCTGCTCAACCCCACCATGCGCGAGATTTATGAAAATCTGGGTGGGAAGTTGTTGTTTGGCGAGGATTTGCTTGACAATCAGGTAGATAACTTCGTGACGGGTGCCATGCAGGTGCCAAATTTTCTTAACTACCTGCGAGACAACGTGTTGATTGTAACGCCCGGCGACCGCGGCGATATCATCATTTGCGCTTTGCAAGCCAATGTTTCGGCCAGCTATCCGCGCGTGGCGGGCATCGTGCTCTCCGCCGACACCGAGCCCGATGAGCCCGTACTGCGCCTGATTAAAGGCCTGCAAACGGTGGTGCCGATTATCGCCGTCAAGACCGGTACCTTCCTGACTTCCACGATGTTGGGCAACATTCAGTCGCGCATCACGCCCGACAACCCCAAGAAGATTCAGCTGGCCATCAGCACCTTCGAACGCTACGTGGACGTGCGGGCGCTGGAAGAGAAAATGATCAACTTCCAGTCGGCGGGCATTACCCCGCACATGTTTCAATACAGGCTGCTGCAATGGGCCAAGCGGCAGCGACGCCACATTGTGCTGCCCGAAGGCAACGACGACCGCATTCTAAAAGCAGCCGCGCATTTGCTCAACCAAGAAATCGTGGAGCTGACCATTCTGGGCAACCCGAGCGAGATCACGGCGTCCTTCAAGCGGCTCGGCCTGACCATGCCCACGGCGTATTTGCACATTGTCGATCCGGCTCATTCTGAGCACTATGACGACTATGTGCAGACCTTCTATGAGTTACGCAAAACCAAAAACGTGAACCTCGACATGGCCCGCGATCTGCTGCGCGACGTGTCGTATTTCGGCTCGATGATGGTGTACAAAGGCCACGCCGACGGCATGGTGTCGGGCGCGGTGCACACCACGCAGCATACCATCCGGCCGGCGTTGCAGTTCATCAAAACCAAGCCGGGCGTTTCCATCGTGTCGTCGGTGTTTTTCATGTGCCTCCCCGACCGCGTGGCCGTGTTTGGCGACTGTGCCGTGAACCCCAACCCCACGGCTGAGCAACTGGCCGAAATTGCCGTTTCGTCGGCCGAAAGCAGCCAACGCTTTGGTATTGAGCCTCGTATCGCGATGCTCTCGTACTCTTCCGGCACGTCCGGGGAGGGCGCCGACGTGGAAAAAGTGCGCCGCGCGACGCAACTCGTCAAGCAACTACGCCCCGATTTGAAGGTAGAAGGCCCGATCCAATACGACGCCGCCGTCGATCCTATCGTGGGCAAACAAAAGTTGCCCGAATCGGAGGTAGCGGGACAAGCCAGCGTGCTGATTTTCCCGGATTTGAACACCGGCAACAACACCTACAAAGCCGTGCAGCGCGAAACCGGGGCCTTGGCCATCGGGCCCGTACTGCAAGGACTCAACAAGCCCGTCAATGACCTGAGCCGCGGTTGCACCGTGGAAGATGTATTTAACACAGTGATAATCACGGCCATCCAAAGCCAAAAAGAGTGA
- a CDS encoding acetate/propionate family kinase, whose protein sequence is MNIFVINSGSSSIKYQLFRLPTEQPICSGLIERIGLENSLVTHKVFAGEQEHVVQRTLDLPDHEAGLREAVGLLTNREIGVIRKPEEIEVVGHRVVHGGEHFAATTVITPQVKEEIKKLFPLAPLHNPANYMGIEVAEKIFPQAQLVAVFDTAFHQTLPEPAFRYALPTTLYTDYGIRVYGFHGTSHKYVAEQAAEYLQKPDAKLITIHLGNGCSMAAVAGGRSLDTSMGFGPLSGLVMGTRSGDLDPSVIFHLITQLGYDADQVSTLLNKRSGMLGLTGLSDMRDISQAIAQGDERANLAYDLYSYRIRKYIGAYAAVLNGLDAIVFTAGVGENDSLLRHRVCQNLDFLGLHLDEAKNQVRSKQTREINTVDSRAKILVIPTNEELEIAKQCQALLSSTTAP, encoded by the coding sequence ATGAATATCTTTGTAATTAACTCTGGTAGCAGTTCCATCAAATACCAGCTTTTTCGGCTGCCTACTGAGCAGCCTATTTGCAGCGGCCTGATCGAGCGGATTGGCTTGGAGAATTCACTGGTCACGCACAAGGTTTTTGCGGGCGAACAAGAGCACGTAGTGCAGCGCACGCTCGACCTGCCCGATCATGAAGCGGGCCTGCGGGAAGCCGTTGGGCTGCTGACTAACAGGGAGATCGGCGTTATCCGGAAGCCAGAAGAAATTGAGGTGGTGGGGCACCGGGTGGTACACGGCGGCGAGCACTTTGCCGCGACCACAGTCATTACGCCGCAGGTGAAAGAGGAGATCAAAAAGCTGTTTCCACTCGCGCCGCTGCACAATCCGGCCAATTATATGGGCATTGAAGTAGCCGAAAAGATTTTCCCCCAGGCCCAGCTAGTGGCCGTTTTCGATACGGCTTTTCACCAGACGCTGCCCGAGCCGGCTTTTCGCTACGCCTTGCCCACAACCTTGTATACCGACTACGGAATTCGGGTGTATGGCTTTCACGGCACCAGCCATAAGTACGTGGCCGAACAAGCCGCAGAGTATTTACAGAAGCCTGATGCTAAGCTTATTACCATTCATTTGGGCAATGGGTGCAGCATGGCCGCCGTGGCTGGCGGCCGCTCTTTGGATACCAGCATGGGTTTTGGTCCGCTTAGTGGGTTGGTGATGGGCACCCGGTCCGGCGACCTCGACCCGTCGGTTATTTTTCACCTCATTACCCAGCTTGGCTACGACGCCGATCAAGTGAGCACGCTGCTCAACAAACGCAGCGGCATGCTGGGCCTCACCGGCCTAAGCGACATGCGCGACATCAGCCAGGCCATCGCGCAGGGCGACGAGCGGGCCAACCTCGCCTACGATTTGTATTCGTACCGCATCCGCAAGTACATCGGGGCTTATGCAGCTGTGCTCAACGGCCTCGACGCCATCGTGTTTACGGCTGGCGTAGGCGAAAACGACAGTTTGTTGCGGCACCGCGTCTGCCAAAACCTCGACTTCCTGGGTCTGCACCTCGACGAAGCAAAAAACCAGGTGCGCAGCAAGCAAACCCGCGAAATCAACACCGTCGATTCGAGGGCCAAAATCCTGGTAATCCCGACCAACGAGGAGCTGGAAATCGCCAAGCAGTGCCAGGCGTTGCTGTCCAGCACCACCGCTCCGTAA
- a CDS encoding ABC transporter permease — translation MFRNYIKIAFRNLWRNKAFAAINISGLALGIATCLIIMLFVRNELSYDRYNEKADRMVRVVFRGSVQGEKMKESSVMPPVARTLLAEYPEVEQATRLSLGGAPRITYGDKSFKERDIAMVDSNFFQVFTIPLLQGDPKTALVQPNSIVISRATAQKYFGKANPMGKVLTFKDWNKTYKVTGVFDKVPINSHFHFDIFASLASVPDAKSSSWMTSNYFTYLVLPEGYEYKKLEAKLPQIVEKYLGPQLQQAMGMSFTQFRQKGNDLGLFLQPLTDIHLRSDFTNNLEPGGDVRYVYIFGAIAVFMLLIACINFMNLSTAGASRRAREVGVRKVLGSVKSQLVGQFLLESILLTMIALVLALVLIAMALPIFNELAGKELGLDFTTDPWLVPGLLLFGVLVGVLAGSYPAFFLSSFNPVAVLKGKFTSGKGSIGLRSGLVVFQFCISIALIISTTVVYQQLHYIQNKKLGYDKDHVLVLPETWVLGKHAEAFRQLLLQDPRVVSVSTSGYLPAGPSFSNNFFVSTDDNPSQLTKTLRYEVDPQYIPTLGIRLAAGRNFSKAFSTDTAAVILNEMAARTFGWGKNALGHTLSRSDNQGKKRTFRVIGVIRDFHFKSLHEPISPLLMTLGDNSGSVIAKVKTQDIAGLLASLKLQWSKFSPEEPFSYSFMDERFMQTYEAERKIGRILYLFAGLTIFVACLGLFGLATFTAEQRTKEIGIRKVLGASVTNIVGLLSCDFLRLVLIANLVAWPLAWWAMTKWLQDFAYRVSIGWWVFALAGVAALLIALLTVSVQAMRAAIANPVKSLRAG, via the coding sequence ATGTTCAGAAACTATATCAAAATCGCCTTCCGTAATCTGTGGCGCAACAAGGCGTTTGCGGCTATCAACATTTCCGGGTTGGCCCTTGGAATAGCTACTTGCTTGATAATCATGCTGTTTGTGCGAAACGAGCTGAGCTACGATCGCTACAATGAAAAGGCCGACCGGATGGTGCGGGTGGTGTTTCGGGGCTCGGTGCAGGGCGAGAAAATGAAGGAATCGAGCGTGATGCCGCCCGTAGCCCGGACGCTGCTCGCCGAATATCCGGAAGTAGAGCAGGCCACGCGCTTGAGCTTGGGTGGGGCGCCGCGCATTACCTACGGCGACAAGTCCTTCAAGGAGCGAGACATCGCCATGGTCGATTCCAACTTCTTCCAGGTGTTCACCATCCCGCTGCTGCAAGGCGACCCCAAAACGGCTCTGGTTCAGCCGAATAGCATCGTTATTTCGCGGGCCACGGCGCAGAAGTATTTCGGCAAAGCCAACCCCATGGGCAAGGTGCTGACCTTCAAAGACTGGAACAAAACCTACAAAGTGACGGGTGTTTTCGACAAGGTGCCCATCAACTCGCACTTCCATTTCGACATTTTCGCGTCCCTAGCCAGCGTTCCGGATGCCAAGTCATCGTCGTGGATGACATCTAACTACTTCACTTACTTAGTGTTGCCCGAGGGCTACGAGTACAAAAAGCTGGAAGCCAAGCTCCCGCAGATAGTGGAGAAATACCTGGGGCCGCAGTTGCAACAGGCAATGGGCATGAGTTTCACGCAATTCCGGCAGAAGGGCAACGACCTCGGCCTGTTTCTGCAACCCCTGACGGATATCCACCTACGCTCCGATTTTACCAATAATCTGGAGCCGGGCGGCGACGTGCGCTATGTGTACATCTTCGGAGCCATCGCGGTGTTCATGTTGCTGATTGCCTGCATCAACTTCATGAATCTTTCCACGGCGGGCGCCTCCCGGCGGGCACGCGAGGTGGGGGTACGGAAGGTACTGGGGTCGGTGAAAAGCCAGTTGGTAGGGCAGTTTCTGCTGGAATCTATCCTGCTGACAATGATAGCGTTGGTGCTAGCGCTCGTGCTGATCGCGATGGCGTTGCCGATATTCAACGAGTTGGCAGGCAAAGAATTAGGCCTGGACTTCACTACTGATCCGTGGCTGGTGCCGGGATTACTACTGTTTGGGGTGCTGGTAGGCGTTTTGGCCGGCAGTTATCCGGCTTTTTTCCTGTCGTCCTTCAATCCGGTGGCAGTGCTGAAAGGGAAGTTTACGTCGGGCAAAGGCAGCATTGGGCTGCGGAGCGGACTGGTAGTATTTCAGTTCTGTATTTCGATTGCGCTAATCATCAGTACCACAGTGGTTTACCAGCAGCTTCACTACATCCAAAACAAGAAGCTGGGCTACGACAAAGACCACGTATTGGTGCTGCCGGAAACGTGGGTGCTGGGCAAGCATGCCGAAGCGTTTCGGCAACTGCTGCTGCAAGACCCGCGGGTGGTGAGCGTGAGTACTTCGGGGTATCTGCCGGCGGGCCCGAGTTTCTCCAACAACTTCTTTGTCTCGACGGACGACAACCCGTCGCAGCTCACCAAGACGCTTCGCTACGAGGTTGATCCTCAGTACATTCCGACGCTGGGCATTCGGCTGGCGGCGGGCCGCAATTTCTCCAAAGCGTTTTCAACCGATACGGCCGCGGTTATTCTAAACGAAATGGCCGCCCGGACGTTTGGCTGGGGAAAAAATGCGCTCGGCCACACGCTGTCGCGCTCCGACAACCAAGGCAAAAAGCGGACATTTCGGGTGATCGGCGTGATCCGGGATTTCCATTTCAAATCGCTGCACGAGCCTATTTCGCCCTTGCTCATGACGCTGGGCGACAACTCCGGCTCCGTGATTGCGAAAGTCAAAACGCAGGATATCGCGGGCCTGCTGGCCTCGCTGAAACTGCAATGGAGTAAGTTCTCGCCCGAAGAACCGTTTTCGTATTCATTTATGGATGAGCGCTTTATGCAAACCTATGAAGCGGAAAGGAAAATCGGGCGCATCCTCTACCTCTTCGCCGGCCTGACCATTTTCGTCGCTTGCCTAGGCCTGTTTGGGTTGGCTACGTTCACGGCGGAGCAGCGCACCAAAGAGATTGGGATTCGCAAAGTGCTAGGCGCTTCGGTGACCAACATTGTGGGCCTGCTGTCCTGCGATTTCCTCCGGCTGGTGCTCATCGCCAATCTCGTGGCGTGGCCGTTGGCTTGGTGGGCGATGACCAAATGGCTTCAGGATTTTGCCTACCGCGTCAGCATCGGGTGGTGGGTGTTTGCGTTGGCCGGCGTCGCGGCCTTGCTTATCGCGCTGCTTACTGTGAGTGTACAAGCCATGCGTGCGGCCATAGCGAATCCGGTGAAGTCGCTGCGGGCTGGATAG
- a CDS encoding ABC transporter permease: MFKNYLKVAYRNLVRHKGFSFLNIAGLALGLTACLLIGLFVHDELQYDKFLPGGDRVYRIYTEGTESETPATMASVPPMFATAMQQEFPEVEQSTRILMYSGIGLLEVGDKKLYIEDGLIADSTFFDVFPLPFQYGAAAHALDAPASIVLADDVAKRFFGNENPVGKEIKMNKQTLLVKGVLQNTQAKFHLKVNYVVPLSLAEIPAKRMKSWGWQQFYTYVRLKPGTDSKQTQAKLQDYITQKVQPQMPKDEPIKFVPHLQPLQDIYLYSASFKYDLGPRGNITYVKALSIIAAFILLIACFNFVNLATAKSVQRAKEVGIRKTIGASQQQLMLQFLIETVLLTFISVVIATVLTSLMLPALNEFTGKQMTFNLFANPTIALILLVLTVVVGVVAGFYPALVLSGFKPIKVLKTAVVSEGMFGRVQWLRHGLIVIQFSLSIFLIVSAIIVFLQVEYLHNKDLGFNRDQIMFFPMRGENMNKNYETFKNELLKSPGVTSVSIGYGFPGDAVAGDAITVPTKGEQKPYPVTQLMVDYDYLKTLGLQLVTGRNFSKELTTDKDHAFIINETAVKELGFGTPEQALGKTLLWEIKPDSLKKGQIIGVVKDFHYKSLYDRVEPAVLQINPADYWKVAVKLRADNITSSVNGVKEVWNKFAPDYPIEYKFLDENFIKMYKAEDKLKSLLWVFTGIAVFVGCLGLFGLATCAAERRKKEIGIRKVLGADTSTIVALLSKEFLKLVMVAAIIAFPVAWLVMRRWLEDFAYRINIPLWVFLAAGVAAVTVAFLTISYQAIKAATTNPIKNLRTE; this comes from the coding sequence ATGTTTAAGAATTACTTAAAAGTAGCTTACCGCAACTTGGTTCGGCACAAGGGTTTCTCGTTTCTGAACATTGCCGGCTTAGCGCTGGGCCTTACGGCTTGCCTGCTCATCGGCCTGTTCGTGCACGACGAATTGCAGTATGATAAGTTCCTGCCGGGCGGCGATCGAGTGTACCGCATTTATACCGAAGGCACCGAAAGCGAAACGCCCGCAACCATGGCTTCCGTCCCACCGATGTTTGCCACTGCCATGCAGCAGGAGTTCCCGGAGGTAGAGCAGAGCACGCGCATCCTGATGTATTCGGGAATTGGCCTGCTTGAGGTAGGCGACAAGAAGCTCTACATCGAAGATGGCCTCATCGCCGATTCCACATTCTTCGATGTGTTTCCGCTGCCCTTCCAGTATGGTGCGGCGGCGCACGCCTTGGATGCTCCGGCCTCGATTGTGCTGGCAGACGACGTGGCCAAACGGTTTTTCGGCAACGAAAACCCCGTTGGCAAAGAAATCAAGATGAACAAGCAGACGCTGCTGGTAAAAGGCGTGTTGCAGAATACCCAGGCCAAATTCCATCTCAAGGTTAATTACGTCGTTCCGTTATCGCTAGCCGAGATACCCGCCAAGCGCATGAAAAGCTGGGGTTGGCAACAGTTTTATACCTATGTGCGCCTCAAGCCGGGTACCGATAGCAAGCAAACCCAAGCCAAGCTACAGGACTACATCACCCAAAAGGTGCAGCCACAAATGCCTAAGGATGAACCTATTAAGTTTGTGCCGCACTTGCAGCCGCTCCAGGATATTTACTTGTACTCGGCCAGCTTCAAGTATGACTTAGGGCCCCGAGGCAACATCACCTACGTCAAGGCGCTCAGCATCATCGCGGCCTTCATCCTGCTGATCGCGTGCTTCAACTTTGTGAATCTGGCTACCGCCAAGTCGGTACAACGGGCCAAGGAAGTCGGCATCCGGAAAACCATTGGCGCCAGCCAGCAGCAGCTCATGCTGCAGTTTTTGATTGAAACCGTGTTGCTGACCTTCATCAGTGTGGTGATTGCCACAGTCCTGACTTCTTTGATGCTGCCAGCGCTCAATGAGTTTACTGGCAAACAAATGACCTTCAATCTGTTTGCCAACCCCACTATTGCCCTGATTCTGTTGGTGCTGACGGTGGTGGTAGGCGTGGTGGCCGGCTTTTATCCGGCCTTGGTATTATCGGGTTTCAAGCCGATTAAAGTATTGAAGACGGCAGTCGTAAGTGAAGGCATGTTTGGGCGCGTGCAGTGGCTGCGTCACGGATTAATTGTTATTCAATTCTCGCTCTCTATTTTCTTAATTGTAAGTGCCATTATCGTATTCCTGCAAGTAGAGTATCTGCATAATAAAGATTTAGGTTTTAATCGGGATCAGATTATGTTTTTCCCCATGCGTGGTGAAAACATGAATAAAAACTATGAAACATTTAAAAATGAGTTGCTAAAATCTCCGGGCGTTACGTCGGTATCCATTGGCTATGGATTTCCCGGCGATGCCGTTGCCGGCGACGCAATTACCGTCCCGACGAAAGGCGAGCAGAAGCCTTATCCGGTTACCCAATTGATGGTGGATTATGATTATCTCAAAACCCTGGGCTTGCAGCTCGTAACCGGCCGGAACTTCTCTAAAGAGCTCACCACCGACAAAGATCACGCTTTTATTATCAACGAAACGGCGGTTAAGGAATTGGGCTTTGGCACGCCGGAGCAGGCTTTGGGCAAAACGCTCCTGTGGGAAATTAAGCCCGATTCGCTCAAGAAAGGTCAAATCATTGGCGTGGTGAAAGACTTTCATTACAAAAGCCTGTACGACCGCGTAGAGCCGGCCGTACTACAAATTAATCCCGCAGATTACTGGAAAGTAGCGGTAAAACTAAGAGCCGATAATATTACCAGTTCAGTGAATGGCGTGAAAGAAGTATGGAACAAATTCGCACCCGATTATCCGATTGAATATAAATTCTTAGACGAGAATTTTATTAAAATGTATAAGGCAGAAGATAAATTAAAATCACTGCTGTGGGTATTTACGGGGATTGCGGTTTTTGTGGGTTGCCTGGGCTTATTTGGGCTGGCTACGTGTGCGGCCGAACGTCGGAAAAAAGAAATTGGCATCAGGAAAGTACTTGGGGCCGATACCTCAACCATTGTGGCTTTGCTGTCGAAAGAATTCCTGAAGCTGGTGATGGTAGCGGCAATTATTGCCTTTCCCGTGGCGTGGCTGGTGATGCGCAGATGGTTGGAAGACTTTGCATACCGCATCAATATTCCGCTGTGGGTTTTCCTGGCAGCGGGCGTGGCGGCGGTAACCGTGGCGTTCTTAACCATTAGCTATCAGGCCATTAAGGCTGCTACCACTAATCCCATCAAGAACTTAAGAACCGAATAA
- a CDS encoding M29 family metallopeptidase — MVQKLLPIAAALGLVLLASPAFAQDYEKIAKQIVNTSAGVKPGEAVIISGGVHTLPLMEAVAVEVARAGGQPNMWISTDKTVRAVNMETPEAAIQANKFSNMSLQADVLISLPGVEDSRAVMAGMTPAR; from the coding sequence ATGGTACAAAAACTACTGCCCATTGCCGCTGCACTGGGTCTGGTGCTGTTAGCCAGCCCAGCCTTTGCACAGGATTACGAGAAGATTGCCAAACAGATTGTAAACACCTCAGCCGGCGTGAAGCCTGGCGAAGCCGTTATCATCTCGGGCGGAGTGCATACCCTACCGCTGATGGAAGCGGTGGCCGTGGAAGTGGCCCGCGCGGGCGGTCAGCCCAACATGTGGATCAGCACCGACAAAACAGTGCGCGCCGTGAATATGGAGACGCCTGAGGCGGCCATCCAGGCCAACAAGTTTAGCAACATGTCGCTGCAGGCAGATGTGCTCATCAGCTTGCCCGGTGTGGAAGACAGCCGTGCAGTAATGGCTGGCATGACTCCGGCCCGGTGA